The Scomber scombrus chromosome 5, fScoSco1.1, whole genome shotgun sequence genome window below encodes:
- the LOC133981070 gene encoding P2Y purinoceptor 13-like — MDVTSSSNQSQVNDQCEHIDESGHLFFALAYSLVSVVGLVFNSFTLKVYFCSAQQQVSNIMMVYLKNLAASDFLLCLCLPFYIADYVSSSVTLRLVHCTFASCVFYVNMYASILFMGYIAADRYVKIIHPLRTHILRTVKAARIISMVTWVFLLAVVTSYITLWFLTKPEWTFVPDKCDRWQSPQVMLLYKIIHICSTATFLFILVCMIFFYYSVSRVALLAQQRRPQSSSSKRNVKSRRKLLVLVSVFCVCFVPYHLTLIPYALLKRYCSLRLMLHYLFEGTMLLSVLNVCLDPVIYFFSCKAFRTNLNLKQMFSRNKQTPSTETRRNEGQLSIIHTN, encoded by the exons ATGGACGTGACCTCATCATCCAACCAGAGCCAAGTCAATGATCAATGTGAACATATTGATGAATCAGGCCACCTCTTCTTTGCACTGGCCTACAGTCTGGTGTCTGTG GTGGGTTTGGTCTTTAACAGCTTCACCCTGAAGGTTTACTTCTGCTCAGCTCAGCAGCAGGTGTCCAACATCATGATGGTCTACCTGAAGAACCTGGCAGCCTCTGACTTCCTGCTCTGCCTCTGCCTCCCCTTTTACATAGCCGACTACGTCAGCAGCTCCGTCACTCTCCGGCTGGTCCACTGCACCTTTGCCTCCTGCGTCTTTTACGTCAACATGTACGCCAGCATCCTGTTCATGGGTTACATTGCTGCCGACAG GTATGTGAAGATCATCCATCCTTTAAGAACTCACATCCTGCGGACAGTGAAGGCTGCCCGCATCATCTCCATGGTAACCTGGGTTTTCCTCCTGGCTGTTGTGACGTCCTACATCACCCTGTGGTTCCTCACCAAGCCAGAATGGACCTTTGTCCCTGACAAATGTGACCGATGGCAAAGCCCCCAGGTCATGTTATTGTACAAAATCATCCACATCTGCTCCACTGCCACCTTCTTGTTCATCCTTGTCTGCATGATCTTCTTCTACTACAGTGTCTCCCGCGTTGCGTTGCTGGCACAGCAGAGGCGGCCGCAATCCTCCAGCTCCAAAAGAAATGTGAAGTCACGCAGGAAACTGTTGGTGCTGGTCAGCgtcttctgtgtttgttttgtgcctTACCACCTCACTCTCATTCCCTATGCCTTACTGAAGAGGTATTGCTCCTTACGCCTGATGTTGCACTACCTGTTTGAGGGGACCATGTTACTGTCAGTTCTCAATGTCTGTCTGGATCCAGTCATTTACTTCTTCAGCTGTAAGGCCTTTCGGACCAATCTGAACCTGAAGCAGATGTTCAGCAGGAACAAGCAAACACCGAGCACAGAGACAAGAAGGAACGAGGGGCAGCTGAGCATCATCCACACCAACTGA
- the LOC133981069 gene encoding P2Y purinoceptor 14-like, translating into MELDLTGVIWNDKHVGQWILLHFSALHCHSVGNGTQTIQSSATPFEYGHSLERVLVGQSSLLTAAELKVMLSDAATVVVNPKTSTNMGDLVGVGVTSVTNQTADDDINQCDQRDTKAHLFFMVVYTLVFVVGLVLNSLTLKVYFCSAQQQVSSIMMVYMRNLAASDFLLCVCLPLRIIKYISSSVTFHLVYCNFAVLGLYLNMYASILFMGYIAANRYLKIIYPLGNHFLRTVQAARIISTVTWIFLLAPVISYVTLSLLTQEARTVVPNRCESLHNAKVRVFYKIIHICSAVIFLVVLVSLVFFYHSASRSVLQAQQRQLASSRCKKLRRSRRKMLVLVSVFCVCFMPYHLVRLPYIFLHRQCSLSKVFYYLKELTVLLSVLNVCLDPFIYFMFCKAFRSQLTIHITKRRNEGQPRATNSETLLSTSV; encoded by the exons ATGGAGTTGGACCTGACTGGTGTGATATGGAACGACAAGCATGTGGGCCAGTGGATCCTGCTGCACTTCTCTGCTCTCCATTGCCACTCAGTAGGAAATGGTACTCAAACAATCCAGTCGTCAGCAACTCCCTTCGAATATGGACACAGTTTAGA GAGGGTTTTGGTGGGTCAGTCTTCACTGCTGACTGCAGCTGAGCTAAAAGTGATGTTAAGTGACGCAGCAACAGTCGTAGTGAACCCCAA AACCTCCACAAACATGGGTGACCTGGTAGGAGTGGGAGTGACCTCAGTTACCAACCAGACAGCTGATGATGATATCAATCAATGTGATCAGAGAGACACAAAGGCTCACCTCTTCTTCATGGTGGTCTACACTCTGGTGTTTGTA gTGGGTTTGGTCCTCAACAGTCTCACCCTGAAGGTTTACTTCTGCTCAGCTCAGCAGCAGGTGTCAAGCATCATGATGGTCTATATGAGAAACCTGGCAGCCTCTGacttcctgctctgtgtctgccttCCCCTCCGCATCATCAAGTACATCAGCAGCTCTGTCACCTTCCACCTGGTTTACTGCAACTTTGCTGTCTTAGGATTGTACCTCAACATGTATGCCAGCATCCTGTTCATGGGTTACATTGCTGCTAACAG gtATCTGAAGATCATCTATCCTTTAGGAAATCACTTCCTGCGGACAGTTCAGGCTGCCCGCATCATCTCCACGGTAACCTGGATTTTCCTGCTGGCCCCAGTGATTTCGTACGTCACCCTGTCACTCCTCACACAGGAAGCTCGGACTGTTGTCCCTAACAGGTGTGAAAGCTTGCACAATGCCAAGGTCCGTGTATTCTACAAAATCATCCACATCTGTTCTGCCGTCATCTTTCTGGTCGTCCTCGTCTCCCTGGTCTTCTTCTACCACAGCGCCTCCCGCAGTGTGTTGCAGGCACAGCAGAGGCAGCTGGCATCCTCCCGCTGCAAGAAGCTCAGGAGGTCACGCAGGAAAATGCTGGTTCTTGTCAGCGTCTTCTGCGTTTGTTTCATGCCTTACCACCTGGTTCGCCTTCCCTACATCTTCCTACACAGGCAGTGCTCTTTGAGCAAAGTGTTTTACTACCTGAAGGAGCTGACCGTCCTGCTGTCAGTTCTTAATGTCTGCCTGGATCCATTCATCTACTTCATGTTCTGTAAGGCGTTCCGGTCCCAGCTGACCATCCACATTacaaagaggagaaatgaaGGGCAGCCGAGAGCCACCAACAGTGAGACACTGCTCAGCACATCGGTATGA